The Trueperaceae bacterium genome includes the window TTACTCGGAACTTCTGCCGAGCTGATTGCTCCGGCAAAGAAACTGCATGATTCCAGGGACAAAATCGCCGAGCGGGCATTGGTTGAACTGAAAGCTGGTGACGTAGTTAACCTCGGCGTAGGCATACCAACCCTTATCGCTGACCTGATAGACCCGAATAGTAAAATAGTTCTGCACACTGAAAATGGGATGCTCGGTGTTGGGCCTAAACCAAAACACGTGGGGGCCATGGCATACCCTGTGAATGCTAGTAAAGTCCCGGTTACGGCTCAACCAGGGAGCAGCTATTTCGACAGTGCAGCCTCGTTCGCGATGATACGAGGGGGCCATATCGACGTTGCAGTAATGGGTGGGCTCCAGGTCGATGAGTTAGGTAATCTAGCCAACTGGGCAGCACCAGGTAAACCCCTACTCGGAGTCGGGGGAGCAATGGATTTAGCTATGGGGGCGAAACAATTGATAGTCACCATGCAGCACGTGGGTCCCGAGGGGAGCCCTAAAATCGTTCCACACTGTACACTTCCATTGACTGCTGAAGGTGTTGTCGATCTAATTATCACCGACTTAGGGGTGTTTTCTTTTCATTCGGGGAAACTGACTCTTATAGAGTTAATGCCCGGTGTAAGCATAGCTAAAGTCCGTGCTCTTACGTCAGCCACTTTTGAAGAGAGAATAAATCCTCATCAGTTATGAATTGATTCTCCAAAGTTGTAATGCGTAAGGTCGTCTGGAATCCAAACCGGTCCGCGAAAAACTGTTTGTGCTTCGGAAAGCATTTCGATAGGAGAGGCATAACGAGCTAGGTGTACAAGTGCTAATGCTTTTGCTCCGGCAGCTTGAGCGAGTTCTGCCGCTTCTTTAGCGGTGGGGTGCATCAAGTTATGAGCCCGCTCAACAACCTCCGGGCCATCAGCAACAGCACAAAGGGCGTCACAGATAAACAGGTCGGCCTCTTGCGCACAAGCCAACAAGCCGTCACAAACTACACTGTCACTACTATAAGCCAATGTGTAGTCGCCAAATCTGACCCGGAGCGCGAATGTTGGTACTCGATGAACTACCTCATAAAACTCTACTTCGAAACCAGCGATTGGGTATATTCGGTTCGCTTCGACCGGGACAGTGCTCATGGAGTTAGGAACATTAGAAGCGAGAATGGGGTATGTGATCTTAAACAAATCTTCAGCCGCAGTCAGTGAATCAGGAGATCCGTATAGACGGAGCTCTGGTTGAGCTATACGGAGGGGCATCACACCACCAATGTGGTCACCGTGTTGATGGGTGATAATTACGTCACGTAAATTGTGAGGATTAAGACTAAGTCGGTTAAGTTGGCGAATCAATTCGAACCCACCGCATGTGTCTAGCAGGATCGGGTTACAGCCAGGTGCTTCCACGTACAAACCAAGGGTCGCCCGAGTTGGGGATAATGGGGCTCCTGTGCCTAAAAAATATACCCTCATAGGTTCAGATAACAGACCCGAAACTGTTTTACTCTAGGGCAATTCATAGGTTTCGTGATTAAGTAGATCGTAAATGACTCCGGGTTTTTTAGGTTTACCGCAAGATGCTAAATCTAACGTTCGGTTGGCGGCCAAATCAATACGATGGCCTATACCTCCGCCTGAAAAGGTCACGCTATTCCTATGAACACCAGGCTCGGTATGCACAAGCTGGAAAAACCCATTATCCATAACTTGCGTTTCCTTCCGCAGAAAGTAATCAGCTGCATTTGTTGGGCCATCATAAAAACTCCGACCTCTATATTTCGGTAAATGTATCGAATCATTCCTTGTGGCTTCGGAGATGATGGGAGCGAGCTGCGGAGTAAGGTACCCATACATAATGCCGGAAGGGAATATAATTGCGGTTGCAGCAAACCGGTGCCCACCAAGGTGGGTAATTTCCCAAGTATCAAGTTCCAGCTCGCTCGAGAAAGCACTATAGACAGGTAAGCCGAACTTTGCGCAACAACGGTCTCTCAGACCGTGAGTACATACGCAACATAGACTATTAGGAACCAAAGATCCGGAGGTATTCCCGTTTAACACACCTAGGAGGTCAAGTCTCAGTAAATCATTGTAATCGTTCCATTCGAAATGATACAGACGTGGTTCCGAGGGGTCAGTCACAGCCAAAAA containing:
- a CDS encoding succinyl-CoA--3-ketoacid-CoA transferase, coding for MENLPQLTPEAAAALVKEGLTIMVGGFGMTGNPVALLHALADTGTAGLTYVGNNVGEVGLGGGRLLRNSQIKKIVGSFFTSNPEAVAAVQNGEIEFEILPQGSLAEAIRAGGAGIAGFYTKTGAGTILSNDSETRSFGGHPYVFVKGLRADVALIRAWQADQAGNLVYRMTERNFNPLMATAADLVIVEAEHIVPVGSIKPNDIHTPGCYVDVLVEAKTSPELLGTSAELIAPAKKLHDSRDKIAERALVELKAGDVVNLGVGIPTLIADLIDPNSKIVLHTENGMLGVGPKPKHVGAMAYPVNASKVPVTAQPGSSYFDSAASFAMIRGGHIDVAVMGGLQVDELGNLANWAAPGKPLLGVGGAMDLAMGAKQLIVTMQHVGPEGSPKIVPHCTLPLTAEGVVDLIITDLGVFSFHSGKLTLIELMPGVSIAKVRALTSATFEERINPHQL